A single region of the Methylocystis echinoides genome encodes:
- a CDS encoding helix-turn-helix domain-containing protein has protein sequence MTEGRHRAKAGAEGAVAATIAKRLRQLIAQKGHSFERLAELSGIDPAELLRIEEGAVTPTINHLWRIANALGIPFGSLVASTGRRDVLVVRNNQRQSVTSHDGNFKTRPLFPYDSARPVEFYEIEIAPGHRHHVEAHAPGTKENLVVANGSLEVTVGREAAQTLMAGDAIDFLADVPHSYRNLHSEPVVAYLVISYEPDARKDAF, from the coding sequence ATGACAGAGGGCCGCCACCGGGCCAAGGCCGGCGCCGAAGGCGCCGTTGCAGCGACAATCGCAAAGCGTTTGCGTCAGCTGATTGCACAGAAGGGTCACTCATTCGAGCGACTGGCCGAGTTGAGCGGAATCGATCCGGCGGAATTGCTGCGGATCGAGGAGGGCGCGGTCACTCCGACGATCAATCATCTATGGCGCATCGCCAACGCGCTTGGCATCCCCTTCGGGAGTCTCGTCGCGTCGACGGGCCGCCGCGACGTTCTGGTTGTCAGAAACAACCAGCGCCAAAGCGTGACCTCACATGACGGGAACTTCAAGACCCGGCCGCTGTTCCCTTATGATTCAGCTCGCCCGGTCGAGTTCTACGAGATCGAGATCGCGCCCGGTCATCGACATCATGTCGAGGCGCATGCGCCGGGAACAAAGGAAAACCTTGTCGTCGCCAACGGCTCGCTCGAAGTGACCGTCGGTCGAGAGGCGGCGCAAACGCTCATGGCCGGCGACGCCATCGATTTTCTTGCGGACGTTCCCCATAGCTATCGCAATCTCCATTCGGAACCGGTCGTCGCCTATCTGGTCATTTCCTACGAGCCCGACGCCAGAAAGGACGCCTTTTGA
- a CDS encoding RrF2 family transcriptional regulator: MLTNKAKYALKALAHLADYRPGQSVGIRDIAEAENIPKKFLDTILCELRVAGLVESKMGKGGGYSLARPATDISVGDVVRVIDGTLAPISCANHSPFRPCEDCRDPEYCAIRLIMLDAKIALASVLDNFNIASMRAISAAADGPFMWHI, encoded by the coding sequence ATGCTGACGAACAAGGCCAAATATGCGCTGAAGGCGCTCGCGCATCTTGCAGATTATCGACCGGGGCAATCGGTCGGCATTCGGGACATCGCCGAGGCGGAAAACATTCCGAAAAAGTTTCTCGATACGATTTTATGCGAGCTGCGCGTCGCGGGGCTCGTCGAGTCCAAAATGGGCAAGGGCGGCGGCTATTCGCTCGCACGTCCCGCAACTGATATCTCGGTGGGAGATGTCGTTCGCGTGATCGACGGCACGCTGGCGCCCATCTCCTGCGCCAACCATTCCCCTTTCCGCCCATGTGAGGACTGCCGCGATCCCGAGTATTGCGCCATTCGTCTGATCATGCTGGACGCGAAGATTGCGCTCGCGAGCGTCCTGGACAACTTCAATATCGCCAGCATGCGCGCGATCTCCGCCGCCGCCGACGGCCCCTTCATGTGGCACATCTAG